In Rhizobium sp. BG4, the genomic stretch ATGCGGTGCGGCCGTTCTTCGACCATGTGCTGCTCGACCGCGTCGCCGATGCGCTGATTGCCGGAGCGCCCGCAGTCCTTCCGGCCACGCCCGTCGCCGACACGCTGAAACGCGCCGACAAGACGGGAACCGTGCTGGAGACCGTGTCGCGCGAGCATCTCTTTGCGGCGCAGACGCCGCAATCCTTCGCTTTCGACACCATTCTGGCCGCGCATGAAGATGCGCATCAATCCGGCCGGAGCGATTTCACCGACGATGCCTCGATTGCCGAATGGGCGGGCATTCCCGTGACCATCGTTGAAGGAGCTGCCGACAACATGAAGCTGACCGTGAAGCGCGATATCGCCCTTGCCGACAACCGCCTGTCGTCATCGGCCCTGCCCGACGTGCGCACCGGCAACGGCTATGACGTCCACCAGCTGGAGCCCGGCGACGGCGTGACGCTCTGCGGCCTGTTCATTCCGCACGATCAGAAGCTGAAGGGACATTCGGATGCCGACGTGGCGCTGCATGCGCTGACCGATGCGCTGCTCGCCACCTGCGGCGCCGGCGATATCGGCGACCATTTTCCGCCATCCGACCCGCAGTGGAAAGGTGCCGCCTCGCGGATCTTCCTCGAGCATGCCGCCAAGATCGTGCGCGACTGCGGCGGGACGATCATGAATGCCGACGTCTCGCTGATTGCTGAAGCGCCGAAGGTCGGGCCGCATCGCGACGAAATGCGCGCCAATATTGCCGAGTTCCTCGGCATTTCGATCGGCCGCTGCTCGGTGAAGGCGACGACCAACGAGACGATCGGCTTCGTCGGCCGCCGCGAGGGCATTGCCGCCATCGCCACCGCGACCGTCGTCTTCCGCGGCGCGAGGGATTGACGATGTTCACGGCCGAGATCCTGGCGCTTGCTGAAAAGATCATCCGGGAATTCTCGGCAGAGGAGTTAATGGTCTCGACGGCGGAGAGCTGCACGGGCGGACTGATCGCCGGCGCCTTGACGGAAATCTCGGGATCCTCCGCCGTCGTCGACCGCGGCTTCGTCACCTATACGAACACGGCAAAGATGGAGATGCTCGGCGTCCAGGAGCAGACGCTTGCGCGCTTCGGCGCCGTATCCGAGGAAACCGCGCGGCAGATGGTGCATGGCGCCCTCTTCCGCTCGCGCGCTGCCTTTGCCGTGGCGGTGACCGGCATTGCCGGGCCTGGCGGCGGCTCGGCGGAAAAGCCTGTCGGCCTCGTCCATCTCGCAGCAAAGTCGCGGCAGGGTGCGCTCATGCATCACAAGATGCTCTATGGCGATATCGGTCGCGACAAGGTGCGGCTTGCGACCGTCAAGACGGCGCTGGAAATGCTGCTGGCGCTGAAGTAGCATCCGGGAACAAAAGTCTTCTGCCACCGTTTCAGCCGCGTTGCCGGCCGCTGCCGGTTTTGAAGGATGTTCCCATGCGATATTTGGCTGCCATCGGCGTTGCATTGAGCCTCGGCTGTATTTCTGCCGCGGAAGCACCGTCCAACTATCAGACCTATTCCGGCATCCGTGTCGATTCCGACCCGGTGCTGCTCGCCCGCTACGATCGAGCGCTGTCCTATTGCCAACCCGAAGCGATGTCTCATCGCGGCTCGCCGGATACGCACAGCATGATCTACAACGTGGCTCTGCGGAACTGCCTCTACCGGCGCAGTTTCGTGGATCGGGGCTACTACGCCTATCCGGCAAACCAGGTCTTCGACCACTTCCTGGACCGGTAGGCGTCAGCTACCGTAGATCGCCGATGCGCGCTTTTCGAAGGCTTCCGTGAACATGCGGAAAGCCCTGTCGAACATCGTGCCCATGAGCGCGCCGAGAATGCGGCTCTTGAACTCATAGTCGATGAAGAAATTGACCATCGAGCCCGGTGTGGCTTCGGTGAAGCTCCAGCGGTTGTCGAGATACTTGAACGGGCCGTCGATATATTTCACGTCAATGACGCGCTCTGCCTTGTTCAGCAGCACCTGCGTCGTGAATGTCTCGCGGATCGCCTTGTAGCCAACCGTCATGTCGGCGACGAGCAGGGTCTTGCCGTCGCGTTCCTTGCGGCTGCGGATCGTCAGCGCCTCGCAGAGCGGCAGGAATTCCGGATAGCGCTCGACATCGGCGACGAGGTCGAACATCTGCTCGGCTGTATGGGGAACGGGGCGATGCGTTTCGAATTGCGGCATGAAGCGCAGTTAAGCGGGCGCGCCGAGAAGATCAAGAAGGCGGCTGACGTCTCGCCGGCTTTTCAGCTGCAAAACCGGGATATCAGGGCCATAGCGATCGATACCAGCAACGACGAGCGGCGAAAACCGCTGCTCGAAAGTCCAGATGTAGGTGAGGAATTCGCGGTCCGGCAGCTGTTCGCGGCAGCCGGGCGCCATGTCCGGCCGTGTCTTGCCGAGGTGAAAGAACGCGCGCTTGCAAATGCCCCAGAGGCAGATCCATCGCGGCATGCGCACCCAGATGATGAACTGCGTGCGCGGCACGCGGATATCGAAGGTCGAGGGGCCGGTGCCGTCCATCAGCCAGGCTTCCCCGTTGACAACCTCGGTGATCAGCGCGCGCTCCTCGGCCTTCTCGCGCTTGACCCAGCCGGGCAGCCAGAAGAATTCCCTGTCCATCGAGACATGCCGCAGGCTGAGAAGGCCGGCAATTTTTCGCGACAGCGTGCTCTTGCCCCCGCCGGAGCAGCCGACGACCATGATGCGCCCTGAGCCGCGGATCAGGCTGACGGCTTGGTCGAGATCGTCCATATAGGCCGGCATCGCATCGCTCCGCATTTCGGCAAACAAAAAGCCGCGGCGAAAATCGCCGCGGCTTCTCGAAAATGCAAGCAGGGATTTTATTCTGCGGCGATCAGCAGCTTCTTTTCGCGCGCCGCTTTCAAACGGGCGAAGTCGTCGCCGGCGTGATGCGAGGAGCGCGTCAGCGGGCTCGAAGCAACCATCAGGAAGCCCTTGGTGTAAGCAACGGTCTCGTAGGACTTGAATTCCTCCGGCGTCACGAAGCTTTCGACCTTGTGGTGCTTGCGGGTCGGCTGCAGATACTGGCCGATCGTCAGGAAGTCGACGTCGGCGGTGCGCAGGTCGTCCATCAGCTGCAGCACTTCGTTGCGCTCTTCGCCGAGGCCGACCATGATGCCTGATTTGGTGAACATGGTCGGATCCAGTTCCTTCACGCGCTGAAGCAGGCGGATGGAGTGGAAATAGCGGGCGCCGGGACGGACGGTCAGGTAGTTGCCGGCGACGGTTTCCATATTGTGGTTGAAAACGTCTGGCTTGGCGGCGACGACACGCTCCAGCGCACCGGGCTTCTTCAAAAAGTCAGGGGTCAGGATTTCGATCGTCGTCATCGGCGAGGCCTCGCGGATCGCCCAGATGACCTTCTCGAAATGCTCGGCACCGCCGTCTTCCAGGTCGTCGCGGTCAACGGAGGTGATGACGACGTGGCTGAGGCCCATCTGCTTGACGGCCTTGGCGACGTTCTCGGGCTCTGCCATATCCAGCGCATTCGGCTTGCCGGTGGAGACGTTGCAGAAGGCACAGGCGCGGGTACAGATCTCGCCCATGATCATGAAGGTGGCGTGCTTCTTGTCCCAGCACTCGCCGATATTCGGGCAGCCGGCTTCCTCGCACACGGTGACGAGCTTGTGCTCCTTCACGATCGAGCGGGTTTCGGCATAGCCCTTGGAGGTCGGCGCCTTTACACGGATCCATTCCGGCTTGCGCAGAACTTCCTGGTCCGGCCGGTGGGCCTTTTCCGGATGGCGCACGCGCTTGGCGTCGGGATTGATCGTGTCGAGAATGGTTACCATTACCGTGTCAACTTTCCGCCGCCCCAATGCGGCTTCATCAGTCTGCACATAAGTCTTTTAGCCGTCCGTTACAATCGGCCGATCATGTGCATCATCGCCGGACGAGCCGGGCGAAGAATATCAGCAGGCAAGCGCCCAGGAATCCGGTGACGAAGTAGCCAAGCCGCCCGCCGGCCACTTCGATATGGAACTGCGCCAGGATTGCGGTCGCGACGACCGAGCCGACGATACCGAGCACGATATTCAGCAGAATGCCGTATCGCGCATCCATCAGCTTGCCCGCGAGCCAGCCCGCAAAACCGCCGATGATGATTGCCGCCAGCCAGCCTACGCCTTCCATATCCGTCCTTCCGTTTCCCGGTCTGCCTACGCTATCGCCCTGGCGATCAGCACCACGATGATGGCGCCGACGGTGGCGTGAATGATCTGTACAACCAATGCATTTTCAATGCCGAGCGAGATGCCCAGCGCATTGAACAGAAAGCCACCGACGAAGGCGCCGATGATGCCGCTCAGCAAGCACCGGATCAAACCGCCGCCGCCAACCACGAGGCTTGCCAGAAAGCCAGCGACGAGCCCGATCAGCAGGAAGATGAGCAGTGCCTGCGTACCCATTGACATGATGATTTCCTTTCGTTTTTCCGCCCCGTCAGGACAGTTCACACCATCCTGATAGAGAGGGCGGAAACGGAAATTATCAAGCGTTCAGCACGCGACCGTAAGCGTCGAGCACGGCTTCCTTCATCGATTCCGAAACGGTCGGATGCGGGAAGATCGTGTGCATCAGTTCTTCTTCGGTCGTTTCCAGGTTCATGGCGACGACAAAGCCTTGGATGAGCTCGGTGACTTCGGCACCGACCATGTGGGCGCCGAGCAGTTCGCCGGTCTTCTTGTCGAAGATGACCTTGACCATGCCCTGGTCTTCGCCGAGCGCGATCGCCTTGCCGTTGGCGACGAAGGAGAAGCGGCCGACGCGGATGTCGCGGCCCTGTTCCTTGGCCTTGGCTTCGGTGAGGCCGACCGAGGCGACCTGCGGGTTGCAATAGGTGCAGCCCGGGACCTTGCTCTTGTCGGTCGGGTGGACGTTCGGCAGGCCGGCGATCTTCTCGATGCAGACGACGCCTTCATGCTCGGCCTTGTGGGCGAGCATCGGCGGGCCGGCGACGTCGCCGATGGCGTAGATGCCGGGCACGTTCGTCTTGCCGTAGCCGTCGATGACGACGCAGCCGCGGTCGGTCTTCACGCCGAGCGCCTCGAGGCCGAGATTTTCGATATTGCCCTGAACGCCGACGGCCGAGATCATCCGGTCAGCGGTGATCTGCTGCGATTTGCCATCAGCTGTCTCGACGGTCGCGGTAACGCTGTCTGCGCCCTTTTCGACCTTGGTGATCTTAGCGCTGGTGAAGATCTTCAGCCCACGCTTTTCGAGCTGCTTGCGGGCGATCGCGGTGATCTCAGCGTCCTCGACCGGCATGATCGTCGGCATGACTTCGACGACGGTGACGTCGACGCCCATCGAGCGGTAGAAGCTCGCGAATTCGATGCCGATGGCACCCGAGCCCATGACGATCAGCGACTTCGGCAGGACATCCGGCTTCAGCGCTTCGAAATAGGTCCAGATCAGCTTGCCATCCGGCTCGATGCCCGGCAAAGCGCGCGGACGGGCGCCGGTGGCGATGATGATGTGCTTGGCCGTATAGGTACCGGCTTCGCTCTTGATGTTCTTCGGCAGCGGATGCTGCGGCTCGACGACAGGCTTCGAGGACTTGGAAACGGTGATCTCGCCGGGCTTGGTGATCTTCGCCTCGCCCCAGATGACATCGACCTTATTCTTCTTCATCAGAAAGCCGACGCCGGCATTCAGGCGACCGGAGACGGCGCGCGAGCGGGCGACGACGGCCTTGGTATCAGCCTTGACCGAACCTTCGAGAACCAAGCCGTAATCCTTCAGGTGGTTCGAATGATCGAGAATTTCGGCGGAGCGCAGCAGCGCCTTGGTCGGGATGCAGCCCCAGTTGAGGCAAATGCCGCCCAGGTGCTCGCGCTCGACGATCGCGACCTTCAGACCGAGCTGACCGGCGCGCACCGCAGCGACATAGCCGCCCGGACCAGAACCGATGATGATGACGTCGTAGTTCTCAGCCATGTTTCCTGCCTTTTTATCCGGCGAGGCGGGTCAAAAGCACCCACTCGTGTTTCTTGCTGCTTTCGAAAAGCGGTACGGCGTCAGCGCGCGCCGCTTCCGAAAATCCATTCTTCTTGTACAGCGCGAGCGCTGCGTCATTGTCGCTTGCGGTGATCAGGCTGACCGGCAATCCGTTTGCCCTGTCGATCTGGTCACCGAGAAGCTTCATTCCAATACCGATACCGCGCAGATGGCGGTAGACCGCGAGCGTGCCGATGAACCAGCCACCGGCGACCGTCTTCTGCATGGCGATGACGGGCGCCAGTGCGGGACGGTCCGTCTTGAGGGCGTGGATCCCCTCGCCCAACTCGTATCCGACTGCAGCGCCCGCGACCTCGCCGTAAGCTTCGGCAACGACTGCGTTCTGCCAGCTACCCCATTCGCCGTCCCGGCTCATCTTCAGCCGGCCATGCTCCAGAGGCGTATCGGTCTTGCCGTTGGCAACCTCCCAAAACCACAGCCAGGAGGCAAAGCCATGCGAGCCGATATCGACGAGGATCGCGAGCTCGGCCGCATCCTTCCGTTCCGCCGCTCTAAGCGCTGCGAAAGCGCCGCCCATGGTCACAGCCCCAGCATCATCCGGACGATCGATTCCATGCCGCGCCCGAGAGCGCGGGTATTCTCGGCATCGAGATGGATGCCGTCGAGCGGCGTCGTCTTGGCGACGGAATTGCCGTCGAAGAAGCCGCAGCCGAGTTCGTCGGCGAGATCGCGGTAGAGCGTCGCAAGCTTCGCAGACTCTTCGATGCCCCCGGGAACGATGCAGCGAAGGGCACGTTGCCCGTCGCGCAGATCGCCGGCGGCGCCACGATCAGGATGTCCGGACCGTCGAACTCGAAGGGCCAGGCGTGATTGCGGATCAGCCGCACCAGCCGGGCGATGCCCTGGCAGGCGGCAAAAGCCGAACCCGCCACGACAGGCTTCATGTCGTTGGTGCCGAGCAGGATGATGATGAGATCGAGCGGCGCATGCGTCTGCAGAATGGTCGGCAGGATGCGTGCGCCGTTGCGGTCGCAATCGGCAAGATGGTCGTCGAAGGCGGTGGTCCGGCCGTTCAGACCTTCGGCGATGACGCGGACATCGCTGCCGAGAGCGGCTTGCAGCGCGCTCGGCCAGCGATCTTCATAGGCGTGGCGGCCGATCGTCTCGGCGCTGTAGCCCCAGGTCAGCGAGTCGCCATAGCAAAGAACGGTCTTCGTCATTTCCGCCTCCGCCCTTTGATCAGACCAGCATGCCCATCGGGTTTTCGATGTAGCCCTTGAACGCCTGCAGCACCTCGGCTCCGAGAGCGCCGTCTACGCAACGGTGGTCGGTCGAGAGCGTGACGCTCATGACGGTGGCAATCGCCATTTCGCCCTTCTTGACGATGACACGCTGCTCGCCTGCGCCGACCGCGAGGATCGTTGCATGCGGCGGGTTGATGACGGCGGCAAACTGCTTGACGCCCATCATGCCCATGTTCGACACCGACGTGGTACCGCCCTGGTATTCCTCAGGCTTCAGCTTGCGGTCCTTGGCGCGCTTGCCGAGGTCCTTCATCTCGTTGGAGATTGCCGAGAGCGTCTTCAGCTCCGCCTTGCGGACGATCGGGGTGATCAAGCCACCCGGGATGGAGACAGCAACGCCGACATCGGCGTTCTTGTGCTTGACCATCGCATTTTCGGTCCAGGAAACGTTTGCATCCGGAACGTCGCGAAGAGCAAGCGCCATCGCCTTGATGACCATGTCGTTGACCGACAGCTTGTAGGCCGGAACGCCGTCCTTGGACTTCGGTGCGGCATCGTTGAGCTGGGCACGGAGCGCCAGAAGCGCATCGAGTTCGCAATCGACGGTGACGTAGAAGTGCGGAACGGTCTGCTTGGATTCGACCAGGCGCTTGGCAATGACCTTGCGCATGCCGTCATGCGGCACGAGTTCATAGGAACCGGCTTCGAACAGCTTGAGAACGGCCTCGTCGGAAGCGCCCTTCGGGGCTGCGGCAGGTGCCGGTGCGGCGGCCTGCGGCGCTGCTGCGGCCGGAGCCTTGGCACCACCGCCGGCGACGGCAGCTTCGATGTCGCTCTTGACGACGCGGCCATGCGGACCGGAACCGGAAACGGCAGAAAGGTCGATACCGGCTTCCTTGGCAAGGCGGCGGGCGAGCGGCGACGAGAAGGTGCGGTTGCCGGACGAGGCTGCGGCAGCAGGTGCTGCGGCCGGAGCCGGAGCAGCAGCGGCCGGAGCCGGCTGGGCAGCAGCAGGTGCGGCTTCCGCCTTCGGCGCCGGTGCGGCTTCGGCCTTCGGTGCAGAACCTGCACCGCTTGCGGCAGCCTTCACGTCTTCGCCTTCGGCAGCCAGAACCGCGATCAGCGCGTTGACCTTGACGCCTTCGGTACCGGCGGGAACGACGATCTTGGCAACGGTGCCTTCGTCGACGGCTTCGACTTCCATCGTCGCCTTGTCGGTTTCGATCTCGGCGATGACGTCACCGGACTTGACGGTGTCGCCTTCCTTGACGAGCCACTTGGCCAGGTTGCCCTCTTCCATGGTCGGAGACAGGGCAGGCATCGTAATATTAATGGGCATTGTCTCTCTCTCCCGGCATCTCACTTACCAGTTCAAGTCTCTTCCCACGAATAGTTCTACCGATACTCGCGAAGAGGAAATAGTTTAGCGTAAAAAAGGAAGCGCCTAGAACCACGACAAGCTGTACCGCCATACGGATCACCCCCAACGCTTGCTCGGACAGCTGAAAAAGCCCTCCGAGCAAGGCGATGAAGAAGCCCGAAACAAACGTCCAAACGACAACAACCAATGCCGTCGAAAGAAGATGCTTCCAATATACCGACCAAGTAATCGGCATCAGCGACTCGACGTTAGCCACGCGCAATCCCTTACTTGTAGCAGACGGTTTTCACTGCCTGGACGACTTCGTCGACATTCGGCAGCGCCAGCTTCTCGAGGTTTGCGGCGTAGGGCATCGGAACGTCCTTGCCGGCGATCGTCAGAACCGGTGCATCGAGGTAATCGAAGGCCTGCTGCATGACACGGGTGGCGATTTCGGTGCCGACCGAGTTCTGCGGGTAGCCTTCCTCGACGGTGACGAGGCGGCCGGTCTTCTTGACGGATTCGATGACCGTCGGGAGGTCCATTGGACGCAGCGTACGCAGGTCGATCAGTTCGGCGTCGATGCCGATCTTCTCGAGCTCGGCCACAGCCTTGACCGCATAGGTCATGCCGATGCCGAAGGATACGATGGTGACGTCCTTGCCCTGGCGGTGGATGCGCGCCTTGCCGATCGGCAGAACGAAATTGTCGAGCTTCGGCACGTCGAAGTGCTGGCCGTAGAGAATTTCGTTTTCGAGGAAGACGACCGGGTTCGGATCGCGGATCGCAGCCTTGAGCAGGCCCTTGGCGTCAGCTGCCGTGTAGGGCATGACGACCTTGAGGCCGGGGATCTGGCTGTACCAGGAAGCATAATCTTGGCTGTGCTGTGCGCCGACGCGGGCTGCAGCGCCGTTCGGGCCGCGGAAGACGATCGGAGCGCCCATCTGGCCGCCGGACATATAGAGCGTCTTGGCAGCGGAGTTGATGATCTGGTCGATCGCCTGCATGGCGAAGTTGAAGGTCATGAACTCGACGATCGGCTTCAGGCCGGCCATGGCAGCGCCGACGCCGACGCCGGCAAAGCCGTGTTCGGTGATCGGGGTGTCGATGACGCGGCGTGCGCCGAATTCCTGCAGGAGACCCTGGGTGACCTTGTAGGCGCCCTGATATTCGGCAACTTCTTCGCCCATGACGAAGACGCTGTCGTCAGCGCGCATTTCTTCGGCCATCGCGTCACGCAGTGCTTCGCGAACGGTCATGGAGACCATTTCAGTGCCGGCCGGGATTTCCGGATCGTTCGGCACGGATGCCTTGGGCTCGGCCGGGACCGGAGCGGCAGCCGACTTCTGTTCGGTTGCGGCAGGCGCCGGAGCAGCGGCGGCCGGAGCCGGCTCAGCAGCAGGAGCAGCCGACGAAATATCGGCAGCCGATTCGCCGTCCTGCAGCAGGATCGCGATCTTGGCGTTGACCTTGACGTTTTCGGTGCCGGCCGGGACCAGCAGCTTGCCGATCACGCCTTCATCGACGGCTTCGACTTCCATCGTCGCCTTGTCGGTTTCGATTTCGGCAATCACGTCACCCGAGGTGACCTTGTCGCCTTCATTCTTGAGCCACTTGGACAGCGTGCCTTCTTCCATCGTCGGAGAGAGGGCGGGCATGAGGATATCGATAGGCATTGGTTCCCTCCCCGATTAGAGCAGAATGTCGGTGTAGAGCTCGGATGCATCCGGCTCCGGATCGTTCTGGGCGAAATCGGCACTGTCGGCGACGATGTCACGGACATCCTTGTCGATCGTCTTCAGATCGTCTTCGGAAGCCCAGCCCTTTTCGACGAGGCGAGCCTTGACCTGCTCGATCGGATCCTGCTCGGAGCGCATCTTCTGCACTTCTTCCTTGGTGCGATACTTCGCCGGGTCGGACATCGAGTGGCCGCGATAGCGATAGGTTAGCATTTCCAGGATGATCGGGCCCTTGCCGGAGCGGCAATGCTCGAGCGCTTCGTCTGCGGCAGCCTTGACGGCGCGCACATCCATGCCGTCCACCTGGACGCCCGGAATGCCGAAGCCCGAACCGCGCAGCGAGTAGTTCGACTGCGCCGTCGCGCGGGCGGTCGAGGTGCCCATGGCGTAACGGTTGTTTTCGACGATATAGATGATCGGCAGCTTCCAGAGCGCCGCCATGTTGAAGCTTTCGTAGACCTGGCCCTGGTTGGCAGCGCCATCACCGAAATAGGCGACGCTGACCGAGTCGTTGCCGCGGTAGCGGTTGGCGAAAGCCAGGCCCGTGCCGAGCGACACCTGGGCGCCGACGATGCCGTGGCCGCCGTAGAAGTGCTTTTCCTTGGAGAACATGTGCATGGAGCCGCCCTTCCCGTGGGAATAGCCGCCCTTGCGTCCGGTGAGTTCCGCCATGACGCCGCGGGCGCTCATGCCGGTTGCCAGCATGTGGCCGTGGTCACGGTAAGCCGTGATGACCTGGTCGCCTTCTTTCTGCGCCATCTGCATGCCGACAACGACAGCTTCCTGGCCGATATAAAGGTGACAGAAACCACCGATGAAGCCCATGCCGTAAAGCTGACCGGCCTTCTCTTCGAAGCGGCGGATCAGAAGCATCTCGCGATAGGCCTTGAGCTCCTCATCGCGCGTAAAATCGGCAACCGGACCACCATTGGAGGCCTTGGCTGCGGATTTCGTGCTGGTTTTACGGCTGGAAACGGTCGCGTTCTTGCGAGGCGCCATACAACCCTCCCTATGGGTTTGTCGTTCTTCGAGTGGCGCGTACCATAGGGAAGAAAGATGGCCACAGCAATGCCATAAATGCATGGCACGTATTCAGGATTAAGCCACTGATAATTCTATCGAATTATCGATTAACCAGTATTCGGTTAATTGGAATATGAATTGAATATGACGACCTCGTCGGCGCGAGACATATTCAGCTGGTAACGGGCTTTTTCGTCCAGCATATCCTTATCGAGAGAGCCATCACTCAGCAGCGCGACCTGCTGCTCGATATGCTCGCGCTTGGCCTTCAGCGTCGCCAATTCCTTCTCGCGGGCAATGCGCCGCTGCTCGAAGACTTCGGTGGCACGCAGGCCGTAATCGCCATGGATGCAATGATAGCCGAAATAGGAGAGAAAGGCGACCGTCATGGCCGGAACCACGAACCGGCCGATCTTCTTTTTCTTATGATGCTTTGTCCACATACACACACATGCTCTAAAACGCATTACCTATGCGAAGAGAGTAGCGCTCAGAGATTAACCGTCCGTTGACTATGAATTCTTGTGGGCAAGAAAAAACCCGCGCCGGTGAAGCGCGGGTTTCAAGGCATTGAGCTTTAAGGGCTATCAGCCGCGGATGATCGAACGGCCGGCATAGCGGGCCTGCGGGCCGAGACCCTCTTCGATGCGGATCAGCTGGTTGTATTTTGCCAGACGATCCGAGCGCGACAGCGAGCCGGTCTTGATCTGACCGCAGTTGGTGGCAACTGCGAGATCGGCGATCGTGGAATCTTCGGTTTCGCCCGAACGGTGCGACATGACGGCGGTGTAGGCTGCCTTGTGCGCGGTGTTGACGGCGTCGAGCGTCTCGGTCAGCGAGCCGATCTGGTTGACCTTGACGAGGATCGAGTTGGCAACGCCCATCTTGATACCATCGCGCAGGCGAGCCGAGTTGGTGACGAACAGATCGTCGCCGACCAGCTGAACCTTCTTGCCGGCGAGATCGGTCAGGGCCTTCCAGCCGTCCCAATCGTCTTCAGCCATGCCGTCTTCGATCGAGATGATCGGGTACTGGGCGGCGAGCTGTGCGAGGTATTCGGCCATGGCGCCTGATTCCAGCGTGCGTCCCTCGCCTTCGAGAACGTACTTGCCGTCCTTGAAGAATTCGGTCGCTGCGCAGTCGAGGCCGAGATAGATGTCTTCGCCCGGCTTGTAGCCAGCCTTTTCGATCGACTTCATGATGAAGTCGAGGGCTTCAGGGGCGCTCTTCAGGCCCGGTGCGAAACCGCCTTCGTCACCAACGTTGGTGTTGTGGCCCTGAGCCGACAGTTCCTTCTTGAGGACGTGGAAGACTTCCGAGCCCATGCGGACGGCTTCGCGGATCGAGTCGGCGCCAACCGGCAGGATCATGAATTCCTGGAAGTCGATCGGGTTGTCGGCATGTGCGCCGCCGTTGATGATGTTCATCATCGGAACCGGCAGGAGGTGAGCCGAAGCGCCACCGACGTAGCGGTAGAGCGGCAGGCCGGCGGCCTGAGCAGCAGCCTTGGCGACAGCGAGCGAAACGCCGAGGATGGCGTTGGCGCCGAGACGCGACTTGTTCGGCGTGCCATCCAGCTCGATCATGATGTTGTCGATCTGGATCTGGTTTTCGGCATCGATGCCGCCGATGGCATCGAAGATCTCGGTGTTGGCGGCTTCGACAGCCTTTTCGACACCCTTGCCGAGATAGCGCTTGCCGCCATCGCGAACTTCAACGGCTTCATGCGCGCCGGTCGAAGCGCCCGACGGAACAGCCGCACGGCCCATGCTGCCATCTTCGAGATAGACATCGACTTCGACGGTGGGGTTGCCACGGCTATCGAGGATCTCGCGGGCGATGATATCGGTAATTGCAGTCATGGGTTTCTTCCTGCTCGGTGGGTGGATAAATCGTTTGAAATCGTCTTAATCGAAGGCACGCAGATTGCAATGGCGTTTTCACAGCCGTTTTTGAGCCGCCTAACATGCCTTCGTTTCAGGCCACCTGCGTGGCCTATTACAAGATCATGTCAGCCTTTTGAATGTCAGGCCGACTTTGCGATCGCATCGAACGCCAGAAGCTTTTCGAGAAGCCGCGGCATGTCCTTCAGATAGACCATGTTCGGGCCATCCGACGGCGCATTGTCAGGATCCTCATGCGTCTCGACGAAGACGCCGGCGACACCGACGGCGACGGCCGCACGCGCCAAGGTCTCGACGAATTCGCGCTGGCCGCCACTCGATCCGCCCTGCCCGCCCGGCTGCTGCACCGAATGCGTGGCATCGAAGATCA encodes the following:
- a CDS encoding bifunctional 2-C-methyl-D-erythritol 4-phosphate cytidylyltransferase/2-C-methyl-D-erythritol 2,4-cyclodiphosphate synthase, giving the protein MPQMHSKQPLSAGIVVVAAGRGERAGASVEGPKQYRMVGGKPVIAHTLENFMTWEHAAHIVVVIHPDDEALFDKALRHILSATPIEAVHGGATRQQSVLAGLRHLKNKGISHVLIHDAVRPFFDHVLLDRVADALIAGAPAVLPATPVADTLKRADKTGTVLETVSREHLFAAQTPQSFAFDTILAAHEDAHQSGRSDFTDDASIAEWAGIPVTIVEGAADNMKLTVKRDIALADNRLSSSALPDVRTGNGYDVHQLEPGDGVTLCGLFIPHDQKLKGHSDADVALHALTDALLATCGAGDIGDHFPPSDPQWKGAASRIFLEHAAKIVRDCGGTIMNADVSLIAEAPKVGPHRDEMRANIAEFLGISIGRCSVKATTNETIGFVGRREGIAAIATATVVFRGARD
- a CDS encoding CinA family protein, translating into MTMFTAEILALAEKIIREFSAEELMVSTAESCTGGLIAGALTEISGSSAVVDRGFVTYTNTAKMEMLGVQEQTLARFGAVSEETARQMVHGALFRSRAAFAVAVTGIAGPGGGSAEKPVGLVHLAAKSRQGALMHHKMLYGDIGRDKVRLATVKTALEMLLALK
- a CDS encoding type II toxin-antitoxin system RatA family toxin, which gives rise to MPQFETHRPVPHTAEQMFDLVADVERYPEFLPLCEALTIRSRKERDGKTLLVADMTVGYKAIRETFTTQVLLNKAERVIDVKYIDGPFKYLDNRWSFTEATPGSMVNFFIDYEFKSRILGALMGTMFDRAFRMFTEAFEKRASAIYGS
- a CDS encoding AAA family ATPase, with the protein product MPAYMDDLDQAVSLIRGSGRIMVVGCSGGGKSTLSRKIAGLLSLRHVSMDREFFWLPGWVKREKAEERALITEVVNGEAWLMDGTGPSTFDIRVPRTQFIIWVRMPRWICLWGICKRAFFHLGKTRPDMAPGCREQLPDREFLTYIWTFEQRFSPLVVAGIDRYGPDIPVLQLKSRRDVSRLLDLLGAPA
- the lipA gene encoding lipoyl synthase, producing the protein MVTILDTINPDAKRVRHPEKAHRPDQEVLRKPEWIRVKAPTSKGYAETRSIVKEHKLVTVCEEAGCPNIGECWDKKHATFMIMGEICTRACAFCNVSTGKPNALDMAEPENVAKAVKQMGLSHVVITSVDRDDLEDGGAEHFEKVIWAIREASPMTTIEILTPDFLKKPGALERVVAAKPDVFNHNMETVAGNYLTVRPGARYFHSIRLLQRVKELDPTMFTKSGIMVGLGEERNEVLQLMDDLRTADVDFLTIGQYLQPTRKHHKVESFVTPEEFKSYETVAYTKGFLMVASSPLTRSSHHAGDDFARLKAAREKKLLIAAE
- a CDS encoding GlsB/YeaQ/YmgE family stress response membrane protein codes for the protein MEGVGWLAAIIIGGFAGWLAGKLMDARYGILLNIVLGIVGSVVATAILAQFHIEVAGGRLGYFVTGFLGACLLIFFARLVRR
- a CDS encoding GlsB/YeaQ/YmgE family stress response membrane protein is translated as MSMGTQALLIFLLIGLVAGFLASLVVGGGGLIRCLLSGIIGAFVGGFLFNALGISLGIENALVVQIIHATVGAIIVVLIARAIA
- the lpdA gene encoding dihydrolipoyl dehydrogenase codes for the protein MAENYDVIIIGSGPGGYVAAVRAGQLGLKVAIVEREHLGGICLNWGCIPTKALLRSAEILDHSNHLKDYGLVLEGSVKADTKAVVARSRAVSGRLNAGVGFLMKKNKVDVIWGEAKITKPGEITVSKSSKPVVEPQHPLPKNIKSEAGTYTAKHIIIATGARPRALPGIEPDGKLIWTYFEALKPDVLPKSLIVMGSGAIGIEFASFYRSMGVDVTVVEVMPTIMPVEDAEITAIARKQLEKRGLKIFTSAKITKVEKGADSVTATVETADGKSQQITADRMISAVGVQGNIENLGLEALGVKTDRGCVVIDGYGKTNVPGIYAIGDVAGPPMLAHKAEHEGVVCIEKIAGLPNVHPTDKSKVPGCTYCNPQVASVGLTEAKAKEQGRDIRVGRFSFVANGKAIALGEDQGMVKVIFDKKTGELLGAHMVGAEVTELIQGFVVAMNLETTEEELMHTIFPHPTVSESMKEAVLDAYGRVLNA